The following are encoded together in the Drosophila biarmipes strain raj3 chromosome 3L, RU_DBia_V1.1, whole genome shotgun sequence genome:
- the LOC127010859 gene encoding uncharacterized protein LOC127010859 — protein sequence MFPTFQNTPSLITGDFNSWNRLWGSPKNTRKGNTLGKFIHNNNYIILNNGKPTHFCTHGTYTHVDLTLCSPDLKIFCTFKISDTLQGSDHFPIVVQMFPLQNKKANRYLPRFIMNLADWDKYETLTNNLSTSLPIAPNTNQEASNINKIILQSAYKSIPQTKAPKQHYNVPWWNRKLESLKNEKNVAWRTFNRNMSTQNLVNFKRINALYRREIRTSKKESIQILTSSISPDTKCETIWNKIRTFCGLHKATSIHCIKDYSSNHTLTDQGDIANAFSKHWSLCSDDRNFSTLFLQAKNDIVNNRPHDLPHRTAEFMEQDINFIEFSAALNSLKGNTPGYDKINYSMIKHSSKSLKKKNNYSIQQHSKIAHSTNIQSQHNKPNPQARQRQNFNRILPPYIA from the coding sequence ATGTTTCCAACCTTTCAGAATACACCATCCTTAATCACAGGCGACTTCAACAGTTGGAATCGCTTGTGGGGATCACCCAAAAATACTAGAAAAGGAAACACGCTAGGAAAATTCAtacacaacaacaactacataATCCTAAACAATGGCAAACCCACACATTTCTGCACACATGGGACATATACGCACGTTGACTTAACTCTCTGCTCCCCAGATCTTAAAATTTTCTGCACCTTCAAAATTAGTGACACACTGCAAGGAAGTGATCACTTCCCCATTGTCGTACAAATGTTCCCCTTACAGAATAAAAAAGCAAATAGGTACCTACCCAGATTTATCATGAACCTAGCGGATTGGGATAAATACGAAACACTCACGAATAACCTAAGCACCAGTTTACCAATAGCACCCAACACCAACCAAGAAGCtagtaacataaataaaataattttacagaGTGCTTACAAAAGCATCCCCCAAACCAAGGCCCCTAAACAGCACTACAACGTACCATGGTGGAATAGAAAACTAGAGTCcctaaaaaacgaaaaaaacgTAGCTTGGAGAACATTCAACAGAAACATGAGCACCCAAAATCTTGTAAACTTTAAAcgaattaacgcactgtacaGAAGGGAAATTAGAACCTCAAAAAAGGaaagtatacaaattttaacatCCAGCATCAGCCCAGACACTAAATGCGAAACTATCTGGAATAAAATACGCACTTTTTGTGGCTTACATAAGGCAACTTCCATTCATTGTATCAAGGACTACAGTTCAAATCACACCCTTACTGATCAGGGGGATATAGCCAATGCATTCTCAAAGCATTGGTCTCTCTGCTCAGATGATAGGAATTTCTCGACACTTTTTCTACAAGCTAAAAACGATATAGTAAACAACAGACCCCATGACTTACCACACAGAACTGCAGAATTCATGGAGCAAGATATAAACTTCATCGAATTTTCTGCAGCGTTAAATAGCCTCAAGGGAAACACACCAGGGTACGACAAAATCAATTACTCAATGATCAAGCACTCTTcaaaatctttgaaaaaaaagaataattatTCTATTCAACAGCATTCTAAGATCGCACATAGCACAAACATACAAAGTCAGCACAATAAACCCAATCCACAAGCCCGGCAAAGACAAAACTTTAATCGAATCCTACCGCCCTATATCGCTTAA